In Zunongwangia profunda SM-A87, the following proteins share a genomic window:
- a CDS encoding TraG family conjugative transposon ATPase, which yields MKKINLSAYHPILDIQNNVLFASNGNIVLGYQVSLPEIYSLSEKDFEDLHASWFQAFKSLPAGTVIQKQDIYRKSHYTAEALPNNTFLQQATHHYFKNREYLQHQSYLFFVLPLDKHLKASKYVNPFRKTEKGIHKKLDHQVREFIGAVKDAVSFINNSRKITISPLGQEAILEFTHAYFNGFYQNVDTDIRLDQKGIAIGNYHFDVLAINSEQCFGESLQSSKINEKFTSDDFTFHQGFIDGLGLDLDEDHIINHILYLDDKHKWRKVLEKKIEELSKSSNFGTQNKVVLKKIREIVSRINEDDSSRIIRGHLNIIFWSQEATQLGSIASKIKTEFKELDMLPYYPKGEERKHYFLNSYPCFASNFSNEDLYVTDLKHALCLYINNTNYRSDHTGIIFNDRQHNIPVLKDVWDEKKKRIKARNFAIFAPTGEGKSFLANNILRQYFESGVRLVIIDLGGSYSKFAKLYPNDHIILRYEQGKNLGINPFYISTDADLTPERLEDLSVFLLELLAEGQKVSKGKEVAMKKVLLQYYQEIRDQHSLASLYHFVDENKDTLIQGLGIREAHFSTYDFLHILSEYVEGGLYSFLFNVGADQTYKIEDKRLIVFELDEVRDNKEILSVMLKLIKSAIERTIWQNRSEKGIILFDEFAKQLKFANVLESVEFYYQAIRKQNGAIGIILQSINQLPNNSTSASILENTQVIYSLRNEKGYGELKKRLNLSTHDLNQLRSIRNNLTGARKYTEMFIKIGKESNVFRLEVPPEVYAAYLTDGSENQTIMAIYKQTNDMEKAIERFLKEKV from the coding sequence ATGAAAAAGATTAACCTTTCAGCTTACCATCCCATCCTGGATATTCAGAATAATGTACTTTTTGCATCCAATGGCAATATCGTGCTCGGTTACCAGGTATCGCTACCCGAAATTTATTCCCTCTCGGAAAAGGATTTTGAAGACCTACACGCTAGTTGGTTTCAGGCCTTTAAATCGCTTCCAGCTGGAACTGTTATCCAGAAACAGGATATTTACCGCAAATCCCATTATACGGCTGAAGCACTACCGAATAATACTTTTCTGCAACAAGCCACCCATCATTATTTTAAAAATCGGGAATATTTACAGCACCAAAGCTACTTGTTTTTTGTACTTCCTCTGGACAAACATCTAAAAGCTTCCAAATATGTCAACCCGTTTCGGAAGACTGAAAAAGGCATTCATAAAAAGTTGGATCACCAGGTCAGGGAATTTATTGGAGCGGTAAAGGATGCCGTTTCCTTTATCAATAACAGTAGAAAAATAACCATTTCCCCATTAGGTCAAGAGGCTATTTTGGAATTTACCCACGCTTATTTTAATGGATTCTATCAAAATGTGGATACAGACATCAGGCTGGATCAAAAAGGAATTGCCATTGGCAATTATCATTTTGATGTGCTAGCGATCAATAGTGAACAATGCTTTGGGGAAAGCCTGCAAAGCAGTAAGATCAATGAAAAATTCACTTCTGATGATTTTACATTTCATCAGGGCTTTATCGATGGACTGGGATTGGATCTGGATGAAGACCATATCATTAACCACATCCTTTATTTAGATGATAAACATAAATGGCGAAAAGTACTGGAAAAGAAAATCGAGGAACTTTCCAAGAGCTCCAACTTTGGCACCCAGAACAAAGTGGTATTAAAGAAAATCCGTGAGATCGTAAGTCGCATCAATGAAGATGATAGCTCTCGCATTATCCGTGGCCATCTCAACATTATTTTTTGGTCTCAGGAAGCAACACAACTGGGTAGCATAGCTTCGAAAATCAAAACCGAATTCAAGGAACTGGATATGCTTCCCTATTATCCCAAGGGAGAAGAGCGCAAGCATTATTTTTTAAATTCCTATCCTTGTTTTGCATCCAACTTTTCTAATGAAGATCTTTATGTAACCGATCTTAAACACGCCCTGTGCCTTTACATCAACAATACCAATTACCGCTCCGATCATACAGGCATTATCTTTAATGATCGGCAACATAATATCCCGGTCCTAAAAGACGTATGGGATGAAAAGAAGAAACGCATTAAGGCCAGGAACTTTGCCATCTTCGCTCCCACGGGCGAAGGGAAATCCTTTTTAGCCAATAACATCCTTCGTCAATATTTTGAGAGCGGTGTACGACTAGTCATCATCGACCTGGGCGGTTCCTATTCCAAATTCGCCAAGCTCTATCCTAACGATCATATCATTTTACGCTATGAGCAGGGAAAAAACTTAGGGATTAACCCATTTTATATTTCCACTGATGCCGATTTAACTCCCGAACGGCTGGAAGATCTGTCGGTATTCCTTCTGGAACTTCTGGCCGAAGGACAAAAAGTATCCAAAGGCAAGGAAGTAGCAATGAAAAAAGTACTCTTACAGTATTATCAGGAAATCCGGGATCAGCATTCGTTAGCTTCTTTATATCATTTTGTAGATGAAAACAAAGATACACTCATACAGGGATTAGGAATCCGGGAGGCGCATTTCAGTACCTATGATTTCTTGCATATCCTTTCAGAATATGTGGAAGGAGGCCTTTACAGCTTTCTATTTAACGTGGGGGCCGATCAAACCTATAAGATCGAGGACAAACGATTGATTGTTTTTGAACTGGATGAAGTCCGCGACAACAAAGAAATCTTATCGGTGATGCTGAAACTGATCAAATCAGCCATTGAGCGCACGATCTGGCAAAACCGGTCTGAAAAAGGAATTATCCTTTTTGATGAGTTTGCCAAGCAATTGAAGTTTGCCAATGTATTGGAAAGCGTGGAATTCTACTACCAGGCCATCAGAAAACAAAATGGAGCTATCGGGATCATCCTGCAATCCATTAACCAGTTGCCCAACAATTCCACCTCAGCAAGTATTCTGGAAAATACACAAGTCATCTACAGTCTTCGTAATGAGAAAGGTTATGGAGAATTAAAGAAACGGCTGAATCTCTCTACCCACGATTTGAACCAATTACGTTCCATTCGTAACAATCTTACAGGGGCGCGGAAATACACCGAAATGTTTATCAAAATAGGAAAGGAAAGCAACGTTTTCCGTCTGGAAGTACCCCCGGAAGTCTATGCGGCCTACCTGACCGATGGTAGTGAGAACCAGACCATAATGGCCATTTATAAACAAACCAATGATATGGAAAAGGCCATTGAACGCTTCCTTAAAGAAAAAGTATAA
- a CDS encoding DMT family transporter has translation MNSHKNNKIGFLAALFSALAWSTTGIFVRFLNDFSAIEIVAGRCLIGLFFMLLFLVISRGGLSKKIWISKHSWLLGLLMAGYFLLVVTAYQIAPVAEVAILTNTTPLFALFYRRLKGLSITSNEVWGICLGVIGVVLVVISGASSNQSSFNNLHLLGDFMALIAGSAMAIYSIFYSTIDSSKKPSSQIATFFTFLIGSLVSFFIIGISGNMIHMRKLLDLNVIYFILGLGVFATLLPALCYAYASSVLASVTVTSLRLLTPLLAATLGILFLNEIPNNLFWPGAFILITGLLLIIRQK, from the coding sequence ATGAATTCTCATAAAAACAATAAAATAGGTTTTTTAGCCGCATTATTTTCTGCATTAGCGTGGTCGACCACGGGTATATTTGTTCGGTTTTTAAATGATTTTTCTGCGATAGAAATCGTAGCTGGACGTTGTTTGATCGGCCTTTTTTTTATGCTTTTGTTTTTAGTTATTAGCCGTGGAGGCCTGTCAAAAAAAATATGGATTTCAAAGCATTCCTGGTTGTTAGGGTTATTAATGGCTGGATATTTTTTATTGGTCGTAACAGCTTATCAAATCGCTCCCGTTGCAGAAGTAGCCATTCTTACCAACACAACTCCATTATTTGCATTATTCTATAGAAGATTAAAAGGTTTGTCGATAACTTCTAATGAGGTATGGGGAATATGTCTCGGGGTTATAGGCGTTGTTTTGGTAGTGATTTCAGGAGCATCTTCCAATCAATCTTCATTTAATAATTTACATCTACTTGGGGATTTTATGGCATTGATTGCTGGATCAGCAATGGCCATATATTCTATTTTTTATAGCACTATTGATTCATCTAAAAAACCCTCCTCACAGATAGCAACATTTTTTACATTTTTGATAGGTAGCCTAGTAAGTTTTTTCATAATAGGGATATCCGGTAATATGATTCATATGAGGAAACTATTGGATTTGAATGTCATCTATTTTATTCTAGGATTAGGTGTTTTTGCCACTCTTTTACCAGCACTTTGTTATGCCTATGCCTCATCAGTGTTAGCTTCGGTCACTGTAACATCACTAAGGTTGCTTACGCCTCTATTAGCAGCAACTCTTGGCATTCTGTTTTTAAATGAAATTCCTAATAATTTATTTTGGCCGGGAGCTTTTATTCTAATCACCGGCTTATTATTGATTATTCGACAAAAATAA
- a CDS encoding ATPase: protein MKYKAPHIITEGGVAYQLGKLRNHEIQYDFKKMLIYLDAKGKLLFGKKFKIHSEDQRILYKLCSYFIKDRDSCEKFGIDIEKGLLISGPVGCGKTSLMKLLRHMVPHQRPYEMIPCRNVVFGFNHLGYKTIEDYGNSCFFCFDDLGVEPPGRFYGKDCNVMGEVLLSRYELYLNTKRKIKTHATTNLNAQELEERYGNRVRSRMRELFNLVAFDKESRDKRK from the coding sequence ATGAAATATAAAGCTCCACATATCATTACCGAAGGTGGCGTCGCCTACCAACTTGGAAAACTCCGCAACCACGAGATCCAGTATGATTTTAAAAAGATGCTTATCTATCTGGATGCTAAAGGAAAATTATTGTTTGGCAAAAAGTTTAAAATTCACTCTGAAGACCAAAGGATTTTATACAAGCTATGCTCCTATTTTATCAAAGACCGTGATAGTTGTGAGAAATTTGGAATTGATATTGAAAAAGGTCTTCTGATTTCCGGGCCGGTGGGCTGCGGTAAAACAAGCCTGATGAAATTGCTTAGGCATATGGTGCCGCACCAACGCCCCTATGAAATGATCCCCTGCCGAAATGTAGTGTTCGGTTTTAATCATTTAGGCTATAAAACCATTGAAGATTACGGGAATTCCTGTTTTTTCTGTTTCGATGATCTGGGCGTGGAACCTCCTGGCCGCTTTTATGGAAAGGATTGTAATGTAATGGGTGAAGTCCTATTATCCCGCTACGAGCTTTATTTAAACACTAAACGTAAAATCAAAACCCACGCCACCACCAATCTTAATGCACAAGAACTGGAAGAGCGTTATGGTAATCGCGTTCGTAGCCGTATGCGAGAGCTATTTAATTTGGTGGCTTTTGATAAGGAAAGTAGGGATAAAAGAAAGTAA
- a CDS encoding helix-turn-helix domain-containing protein, whose amino-acid sequence MPTSIITTDDLREFKMELLEDIKELLQSQNGQPTKKWLKSTDVLELLKISPGTLQNLRINGTIPYTKMGGVLYYNYADIMEVLENNRVHHKF is encoded by the coding sequence ATGCCAACATCTATTATTACCACCGACGATCTTCGGGAATTCAAAATGGAATTACTGGAAGACATTAAAGAATTACTACAAAGTCAAAATGGACAACCAACCAAGAAATGGCTGAAATCCACCGATGTTCTCGAACTGCTCAAAATCTCCCCGGGAACACTACAGAACCTTCGTATTAACGGCACTATTCCGTATACCAAAATGGGAGGTGTTCTTTATTATAATTACGCCGACATAATGGAAGTACTGGAAAATAACCGCGTACATCATAAATTCTGA
- a CDS encoding RteC domain-containing protein — MSAFSENIDNLIHSGDSDLKKAESGIQLSVKTLSKLQKHVNKEDFEDPQSEIDFFRNIKPLPMSYHIYFSQIRNCEINLPKIGNSHKVRFLEKEIKKINQFFSENNSFVSYMEQGHTYLDHLFFSRHGKRDFSFNPNIHYYQYPEFSTSHDMLWSQVQALYRYIHYIREKLELIQPGSSGEFRERQPNLLVWSGTKTSLVEIIYALYFKGDINHGTVDLKTIVAAFEDFFNIEIDNFYKTYGEIKSRKDPRTKYLHTIAAKLEAKMNEEDHT; from the coding sequence ATGTCGGCCTTTAGCGAAAACATCGATAACCTGATTCATTCCGGGGATTCCGATCTTAAAAAAGCGGAATCAGGGATACAGCTTTCCGTCAAAACCTTATCGAAACTTCAAAAACACGTGAATAAAGAGGATTTTGAAGATCCTCAGTCAGAAATAGACTTCTTTCGTAATATTAAGCCACTTCCCATGAGCTACCATATCTATTTCTCACAGATCCGTAATTGTGAAATTAACCTTCCTAAAATTGGGAATTCCCATAAAGTACGCTTTTTGGAGAAAGAGATTAAAAAAATCAATCAGTTCTTCTCAGAAAACAACAGCTTCGTAAGCTATATGGAACAGGGCCATACCTATTTGGATCACCTTTTCTTTAGTCGGCATGGAAAAAGGGATTTTTCATTCAATCCAAATATTCACTATTACCAATATCCAGAATTCTCTACGTCACACGATATGCTATGGTCACAGGTACAGGCCCTCTATCGTTACATCCATTATATTCGGGAGAAGTTAGAATTGATACAACCCGGAAGCAGTGGAGAATTCAGGGAACGACAGCCCAATCTATTGGTATGGTCTGGTACTAAAACAAGCCTGGTGGAAATTATCTATGCCCTTTACTTTAAAGGGGATATCAATCACGGTACCGTAGATTTAAAAACCATCGTCGCTGCCTTCGAAGATTTCTTTAATATCGAGATCGATAACTTCTATAAAACCTACGGAGAAATAAAATCACGTAAAGATCCGCGTACCAAATACCTCCACACTATTGCCGCAAAACTTGAGGCTAAAATGAATGAAGAAGATCATACATAG
- a CDS encoding DUF7793 family protein, whose translation MFEGKYGTYWIDSGILHMVYKENIIIDLKIAKKITSDRLLFQKAKEYPVFCDLSAVVDSTSMARRYFAAQGTTLMSAIAIYAGSPVAISHAEFYMRTLMHKIPTAFFTQKYQALKFLKDYCK comes from the coding sequence ATGTTTGAAGGTAAGTATGGCACCTATTGGATTGATAGTGGTATTTTACATATGGTTTATAAGGAGAATATTATTATTGATTTAAAAATTGCCAAAAAAATCACTAGTGATCGTCTTTTATTCCAGAAGGCTAAAGAATATCCAGTTTTCTGCGATCTCTCTGCTGTAGTCGATTCTACATCTATGGCAAGGCGTTATTTTGCTGCCCAGGGAACTACGCTGATGAGCGCAATCGCCATTTATGCAGGTTCACCAGTGGCGATAAGCCATGCGGAATTCTATATGCGTACCCTAATGCACAAAATACCTACAGCGTTTTTTACCCAGAAGTATCAAGCTTTAAAATTTTTAAAAGATTATTGCAAATGA
- a CDS encoding helix-turn-helix domain-containing protein: MEREFNRENLQGIYRLLTEIAKGNFAYKIRRSRYNDELEALITYFNQAAQELYRTRNQFLWINRENEAVKIRTAHFVLDHQFKIQKLSYDTPGNKSVKAVDFVGKPFEILLVKSFRKQWRKKIKSLKKSRRMSFFIKLEYHFDSFVNIDLDSVVSRFISDKMEEYIVTSFLLETSKDIALVTSNNIALKTFSIWDQKLLKEIQVYIEHHLEEPLVSIDELALKFQTNTHKIINGFKELFGCTPFQYHARQRIERCKFLIEYSELNLMEISIKMGYGSYPNFSKRFKNITQISPKRYRDIVRKS; encoded by the coding sequence ATGGAGCGGGAATTTAACAGGGAGAATTTACAGGGTATTTATCGCTTGCTTACCGAAATTGCAAAAGGTAATTTTGCCTATAAAATTAGGCGTAGCCGTTATAATGATGAGCTAGAAGCGCTCATAACTTACTTTAATCAGGCCGCTCAGGAACTGTACCGTACCCGAAATCAATTTTTATGGATCAACCGTGAGAACGAAGCTGTAAAAATCCGGACAGCTCATTTTGTCCTGGACCACCAATTTAAAATTCAGAAATTAAGTTATGATACTCCTGGAAATAAATCGGTGAAAGCAGTAGATTTTGTTGGTAAACCTTTTGAAATATTACTGGTAAAATCTTTTAGGAAACAATGGCGTAAAAAGATAAAATCTTTAAAAAAGTCTCGTCGAATGTCTTTTTTTATAAAGCTTGAATATCATTTTGATAGCTTTGTGAATATCGATTTAGATTCTGTTGTTTCACGTTTTATTAGTGATAAAATGGAAGAATATATTGTTACCTCATTTTTATTAGAAACCTCAAAAGACATAGCCTTAGTCACTTCGAACAATATTGCCCTTAAAACCTTTTCCATATGGGATCAGAAATTACTTAAGGAGATCCAGGTGTATATAGAACACCATCTTGAAGAACCATTAGTAAGCATTGATGAACTGGCCCTGAAATTTCAGACCAATACCCATAAGATAATCAATGGCTTTAAAGAATTATTTGGCTGTACACCGTTTCAGTATCACGCCAGGCAACGAATTGAGCGTTGTAAATTTTTAATCGAATACAGTGAACTTAATCTTATGGAGATTTCTATTAAAATGGGTTACGGATCCTATCCTAATTTTTCAAAACGTTTCAAGAATATAACACAGATATCACCTAAACGATATCGGGATATTGTTCGAAAGTCGTAA
- a CDS encoding MauE/DoxX family redox-associated membrane protein, with protein MMKKRMKFNLELAIRFLFIVLFLYAALSKLIDYQKFYNDLLNSPILGYPLVARFVSILIPCLEIIVSGLLSMGKWLKTGWYLVFLLMVLFTVYIGSILFFSESVPCSCGGIISKLSWDEHLIFNVAFTILSGLGIYLHRKK; from the coding sequence ATGATGAAAAAGAGGATGAAATTTAATCTTGAACTCGCTATTCGTTTTCTTTTTATCGTGTTGTTTTTATATGCAGCATTAAGTAAACTGATCGATTATCAAAAATTTTATAACGATCTTTTAAACAGTCCTATTTTAGGATATCCTTTAGTTGCTCGATTCGTATCCATTTTGATACCCTGTTTGGAAATTATTGTTTCAGGCTTGCTTAGTATGGGGAAATGGCTAAAAACAGGGTGGTATCTGGTATTTTTACTGATGGTTCTATTTACTGTTTATATAGGATCAATATTGTTTTTTAGTGAAAGTGTACCCTGTTCCTGCGGCGGTATTATAAGTAAACTAAGCTGGGACGAACATCTTATTTTTAATGTTGCCTTTACCATCTTAAGTGGCCTGGGAATATATCTTCATAGAAAAAAATAA
- a CDS encoding DUF6520 family protein, with amino-acid sequence MKTKKFLMPVMAIAMAVGLAFSTKADVQSNGWVERDGASYQLQTDPCNSSNQAQCEVIFTDDPGTVHQVYMDEALSIPKPGGSGGLPYEIED; translated from the coding sequence ATGAAAACCAAAAAGTTTTTAATGCCGGTTATGGCAATCGCAATGGCAGTAGGACTAGCCTTTAGTACGAAAGCAGATGTACAGTCTAACGGATGGGTAGAACGGGATGGAGCATCTTATCAATTACAGACCGATCCCTGTAATTCTAGCAATCAGGCACAGTGTGAAGTGATTTTTACTGATGATCCGGGAACGGTGCACCAGGTATATATGGATGAAGCTTTAAGCATTCCGAAACCTGGAGGATCGGGAGGTTTACCTTATGAAATTGAGGACTAG
- a CDS encoding M16 family metallopeptidase: MKTHNVAYLAFSLLWLSFIFPVSGQTIPDSKTLTPEPVIDTLANGFTYIIQPIAENIEKNEIRLIVNAGSNQERDDQYEHAHLLEHIAFNYLESYTNFNFDTNILSALQMKQNDMHAITLRTSTYYQFSYPKTNAIALDTLLNFGYEIASGKVVFHKEQIKAEKKAVYQEYLLKEPEKNYSSHKIYNTLFNCNKPVVPPNEFKDKLMNSSDSALQEFYHQWYRPDVMTLLLVGKFDDPDKIEAKIRKIFENIPLVGKKPSSRDCIQNYIANPEKFIVEQSLDSNVSLSRFQFYFSEHYKHTSEWEKLQKEEFWHILSPIIQDRLLKLQHRYTIDYYSNFMPYYDLSQNSLYIHTPPSSIKKNVEDVFAILAGISENGITKTELTTAIQSRKQFISEPHQSPVSFWSDYYMNLVINDKPTKQNLKKRLLFLNQLKLKDLYDYVKTLRWIPNNISVIIPKTENREDYIKEDLLRFIKEGIKNPRAVPKIKTPKNLIPQEEQARLIPAQIIDRQNGDYGEEIITLENGVTLILKQNNPITGRFKDKIMMHGFSPQGSACFGSQDYEAILSPLILKNSGLGNYDKFEINNFLETTSFKHHYRNYITPYETGFEGAFAPEDLENFLQTVYLSFARPTPKPEAFLDWKMQEAKDRVRNSRPGNNFMDFIEEQIGYIGIPRGIKRYKESLTVDYYRALKKYEHLHAHPEKYTVLVVGPYNKEKMLPLLRKYLGNLPSQTSKAFLKCDNYLPHIPENKNSHYKFTEPVKNTYLSIKFSIPDKHIDYKTALNLELLQTALNFKLKQLRFNNHLGVYSARAIKSMQPETGMSSIEIYLQCSTDDFDKVLTSCNEFFRELKSESLDPATIKAIKNGADLKKWKEPARNENSELIQQLYDHYQHQLAIPSEDIMQYDIESFSAKDLKDVAKMYFNEKFKWTFIGSSEN, translated from the coding sequence ATGAAAACACATAATGTAGCATACCTTGCATTTTCCCTGCTATGGCTCTCTTTTATTTTTCCTGTAAGTGGACAAACGATACCGGATAGTAAAACGCTAACGCCCGAACCCGTTATTGACACTCTTGCCAACGGGTTTACGTATATTATCCAACCCATCGCAGAAAACATTGAAAAAAACGAAATTCGATTGATCGTTAATGCGGGAAGCAATCAAGAGCGGGATGATCAATATGAGCATGCGCACCTTTTAGAGCATATAGCATTTAATTATTTAGAAAGTTATACCAATTTTAATTTCGACACCAATATTTTATCGGCACTGCAAATGAAGCAGAATGATATGCATGCCATCACCTTAAGAACGTCTACCTACTATCAATTTTCTTATCCGAAAACAAACGCAATAGCTTTAGATACCCTTTTAAATTTTGGATACGAAATCGCTTCAGGAAAGGTCGTGTTTCATAAAGAGCAGATTAAAGCCGAAAAAAAAGCGGTTTACCAGGAATACCTGTTGAAAGAACCTGAAAAGAATTATAGTTCACATAAAATATACAATACGCTTTTTAATTGTAACAAACCGGTAGTTCCACCAAATGAGTTTAAGGATAAACTGATGAATTCTTCAGATAGTGCACTTCAGGAATTTTATCATCAATGGTATAGACCAGATGTAATGACCCTACTACTGGTTGGAAAATTTGATGATCCGGATAAAATTGAAGCTAAAATTAGAAAGATATTTGAAAATATACCACTGGTAGGGAAAAAGCCGAGTTCCAGGGACTGTATTCAAAATTATATAGCAAATCCAGAAAAATTTATTGTGGAACAATCCCTGGACAGCAATGTATCCTTATCGAGGTTTCAATTTTATTTTAGTGAGCATTATAAGCATACGAGCGAGTGGGAAAAACTTCAAAAGGAAGAATTCTGGCATATTTTATCACCCATCATTCAGGACCGTTTACTAAAGCTTCAGCATAGATATACTATTGATTACTATTCGAATTTTATGCCTTATTACGATCTTTCTCAAAATAGTCTTTATATCCATACCCCACCCTCCTCTATTAAAAAAAATGTGGAAGATGTATTTGCTATCCTGGCGGGAATTAGTGAAAATGGAATTACCAAGACTGAGCTCACAACTGCTATACAATCTAGAAAGCAGTTTATAAGTGAGCCTCATCAATCTCCAGTATCGTTTTGGTCAGACTACTATATGAATCTTGTTATAAACGATAAGCCTACAAAGCAAAACTTAAAAAAGCGCCTATTATTTCTAAATCAATTAAAACTTAAAGATCTCTACGACTATGTAAAAACCTTGCGTTGGATTCCTAACAATATTTCGGTAATTATTCCCAAAACAGAAAATCGTGAAGACTATATAAAAGAAGATCTTCTTAGATTTATAAAAGAGGGAATAAAGAATCCAAGAGCTGTCCCTAAAATAAAAACACCTAAAAACCTTATCCCCCAGGAAGAACAGGCTAGATTAATCCCAGCCCAAATTATAGATCGACAAAACGGTGATTATGGAGAAGAAATCATCACCTTAGAAAATGGAGTGACCCTAATTTTAAAACAAAATAACCCCATTACCGGAAGGTTTAAAGATAAGATCATGATGCATGGTTTTAGTCCCCAAGGTAGTGCTTGTTTCGGGAGCCAAGATTACGAAGCCATTCTTTCCCCATTGATATTAAAAAATAGCGGGCTTGGTAACTACGATAAATTTGAGATCAATAATTTTTTGGAAACTACAAGTTTTAAGCATCACTACCGCAATTATATAACCCCCTATGAAACCGGATTCGAAGGCGCTTTTGCACCAGAGGATCTGGAAAATTTTCTACAAACCGTATATCTGAGTTTTGCGAGGCCTACACCAAAACCAGAAGCTTTTCTAGACTGGAAAATGCAGGAAGCTAAAGACCGGGTAAGAAACTCACGGCCCGGTAATAATTTTATGGATTTTATAGAGGAACAAATCGGTTATATTGGTATCCCACGAGGAATAAAACGCTATAAGGAAAGCCTTACTGTAGATTATTATAGGGCTTTAAAAAAATATGAACATTTACATGCGCATCCAGAGAAATATACTGTGCTGGTTGTTGGTCCCTATAACAAAGAAAAAATGCTCCCGTTGCTAAGGAAATACCTTGGAAATTTACCAAGTCAGACTTCCAAAGCATTTCTCAAATGTGATAATTACCTGCCTCACATACCTGAGAATAAGAACAGTCATTATAAATTTACCGAACCGGTGAAAAACACATATCTATCCATTAAATTCAGCATTCCAGATAAGCACATAGATTATAAAACTGCCCTTAATTTAGAATTACTTCAAACGGCTTTAAATTTTAAACTAAAACAACTCCGTTTTAATAACCACCTTGGCGTATACTCGGCAAGGGCCATCAAATCCATGCAACCAGAAACTGGAATGAGCAGTATAGAAATTTACCTGCAATGCAGTACCGATGATTTTGATAAGGTGCTTACCTCCTGTAATGAATTCTTCAGGGAATTGAAATCTGAAAGCTTAGACCCTGCAACAATAAAGGCTATAAAAAACGGGGCTGACTTGAAAAAATGGAAAGAACCTGCCAGAAATGAGAACAGTGAACTTATACAACAATTATATGATCATTACCAACATCAGCTCGCTATACCGTCAGAAGATATCATGCAATACGATATAGAATCTTTTTCAGCTAAGGATTTAAAAGATGTGGCTAAGATGTATTTTAATGAGAAATTTAAATGGACTTTTATCGGAAGCTCTGAAAACTGA